GCACGGCTGCTCGTATGCCGACAACTGGAGCTCGGTGCAGTTCCAGCGCATGCCGAACGTGTCGCTGTTGCCGGGAGAGAAGGAGCAGTCGTTCGAGGACCTGATCGCCGCCACCGACAAGGGGATCGCGATCGTGGGCGACGGCTCGTTCTCAATCGACCAGCAGCGCTACAACGCGCAGTTTGGGGGGCAGCTCTTCTATGAGATCAAGGGCGGGAAGATCGTCGGGATGCTCAAGGACGTGGCCTACCAGATGCGCACCCCCGACTTCTGGAATGCGATGGACATGATCGGCGGGAAGAAGAGCTACGAGGTGTGGGGATCGTTCTTTGACGGGAAGGGGCAACCGGGACAGGTGAATGCCGTGAGTCACGGCTCCGTCCCCGCGCGCTTCCGCAACGTCAACGTCATCAACACCGGCCGGAAGGCCTGATCCCCAACCCGGCACTTCATCATGCGACGCAACAATTTCAGCGAAGTGGTCACCGCGCCGGCCCGCCTGTACGACCGCGACGGGACCGTACGATGCCGCGAACGAGGCGATCATGGATCGGAGCGACGCGCAGGCGCTCATCGAGCGCATCAAGAAGTTCTCCAAGGCCGAAGCCGTGGAGGTGCAGATCTTTGGCGGCAACGTGACCAACGTCCGCTTTGCCGACAACCAGATGTCGACCGCCGGTGGCGTGAGCGACTTCCAGGTCGGCGTGCAGAGCTACTTCGGCGCCAAGCACGCCATCGTCACCTCCAACGAGGTGACCGACGAGGCGCTCAAGGCGATGGTCGAGAAGTCGGAGAAGCTCGCGCGGCTTGCGCCTGACGACCCCGAGTCGATGCCGCAGCTCCCGCCGCAGCAGTACCAGCCGGTGGAGGCCTACTTCCCCTCCGTGGCCAACATGAGCGCCGAGGAGCGGGCGAAGATCGCGCTCACGGCGCTGGAGCCATGCCGCGCCGCCGGTGACCTCACCGCCGCCGGCTACCTGGAGAACCGGACCGCCTTCAACGCCTACGGTACCAGCACCGGACTCTTTGCCTATCATCGCGGGACGAGCAGCAACTACACGATCACGGCGCGCACCAAGGATGGCACCGGCTCGGGGTGGGCCGGGGCCGAGCATAACGACGCGCGTATGGTGGACTACGCGGGGGTGAGCCGCCGCGCCATCGAGAAGGCGCGCGCCTCGCGCACCCCGGTGGCGGTGGAGCCGGGGCGCTACACGGTGATCATGGAGCCGCAGGCCGTGGGCGACCTGTGCCAGCTCATCGCCTTCTACGCCGACGCCCGTGCCACCGACGAAGGGCGCTCGCCATTCGTGAAGCAGGGGGGCGGGACCAAGGTCGGCGAGAAGATCCTCGACGAGCGCATCAGCATGTACGCCGACCCGTTCGACCCGATGGTGCGCGCCCAGCCGTATGACGGCGACGGGCTCCCGTTAGGCCGGCAGGAGTTCATCAAGGACGGCGTTCTCAAGACGCTGTACTACTCGCGCTTCTGGGCCAAGAAGAAGGGGGTGCAACCGACCGGGGCGCCTACTTCCTTCCTGATGAGCGGCGGTACGTCGAGCGTGGAGGACATGATCAAGGCCACGCCGCGCGGGATTCTCGTCACGCGCCTCTGGTACCTGCGTGAGGTCGATCCGCGCACGATCCTCTACACCGGCCTCACGCGCGACGGGACCTTCCTCATCGAGAACGGGAAGATCACCAAGGCGGTGAAGAACTTCCGCTTCAACGACTCGCCGCTCTTCATGCTCAACAACTGGAGATGCTCGGGCGGCCGGAGCGATTGGCCGGGACGGAAGCGGGCGGGGCCGTGGTCGTGCCGGCGGTGAAGGTGCGGGACTTCAACTTCACGTCGCTGTCGGACGCGATCTGAGAACCGTACGCAGCGGGTGAGTACGACGGCGAGGGGAGCGCACGACACCCCTCGCCGTCGTGCGTTTGGCGAAGGGAGCGGGAAATGACAAGGGTTGCGTTGCGCGTGGCGCGACGCGACTTCTAGACATCGCCTCCTGTTCACCCGCAGGGACTGCGCGTGCGCCCTTCGTTTCTCGACTCACCCGAAGCCGTGTACGGCCTGCTCGTGCTGGGACTGTTCATCGTCCCGCGCATCCTGCAGCGCTTTCGCCTCCCGGCCGCCATCGTGACGCTCGGACTCGGGGCGGGGGCGGGGATGGGGTTCGGCCTGTTCGGCCATGATACGACCATCCAGCTGTTCTCCACGCTCGGAATCGTCGCGCTCTTCCTGTTCGCCGGGCTCGAAGTGGACTTCCACGAGCTGCGGGACGGGGTGTGGGTGTTGGCGCAACACGTGGTCATCCAGCTGGTCCTGCTCGGGGTCGGGAGTTTCGCTTGTGCCACCGTGTTCGGGCTTCCGACGCGCCCGGCCATGCTGTATGCGCTCGCGCTCCTGACGCCCTCGACCGGTTTCATCCTCGATTCGTTGCCCAGCTTCGGGCTGGACAAGTCCGGCGAGTTCTGGGTCAAGTCGAAGGCGATCGCCACCGAGGTCGTCGCGTTGGTGATCCTGCTCATCGTGGTGCAGTCCTCGAGCGTTCGTACGCTGGGCGTCTCCGTCGCGGCGCTCTTCGCGATGGTGATGGTGCTTCCCGTCGTCTTTCGCGTCTTCGCCACCGCCATCGCCCCCTACGCGCCCGGGACGGAGTTCACCTTTCTCATCCTCGTGGCGCTCCTGTGCGCGTACATCACGCGCACGCTCGGCGTCTACTATCTCGTGGGCGCCTTCGTGGTGGGGTTGAGTGCCGTGCGCATGCGGCGCGAGATCCCCGCGCTGAGTTCCGAGAAGTTGTTAGGCGGGGTGCAGCTCTTTGCCTCG
Above is a window of Gemmatimonadota bacterium DNA encoding:
- a CDS encoding cation:proton antiporter, yielding MRPSFLDSPEAVYGLLVLGLFIVPRILQRFRLPAAIVTLGLGAGAGMGFGLFGHDTTIQLFSTLGIVALFLFAGLEVDFHELRDGVWVLAQHVVIQLVLLGVGSFACATVFGLPTRPAMLYALALLTPSTGFILDSLPSFGLDKSGEFWVKSKAIATEVVALVILLIVVQSSSVRTLGVSVAALFAMVMVLPVVFRVFATAIAPYAPGTEFTFLILVALLCAYITRTLGVYYLVGAFVVGLSAVRMRREIPALSSEKLLGGVQLFASFFIPFYFFKAGLGLTRDTFTVHSVSLGVGLVLLLVPLKTFVVAAHRRASLDEPWPRGGRVGLALVPTLVFTLVIGGILQERYALPVALYGALVVFTIINTMIPGVLLHTPPLAFEAPTMPTAPHLPAFQSERSSPPRAGHDGRGT